DNA sequence from the Cystobacter ferrugineus genome:
CAACCGCATAGGTCCTTCCACTCGAATCCTGAGTCACTCTGAAATAGCGTTCGCCAAGACTATTAAAATAACCGAGTGACTCGTCGAAACGACCTGAAGAGCCCCCCAAGAACAGTTGCAAAAATTCGAGAACGAGCTCATCCAACGTGGGCTTCGCTTGCGCAAGCTGTGTCAGCCCCACAAGCACTACCGTTTTAAAGGGATAGCCAACCATCGCAGAAGAAATCTCAAGAGCCGAACCTGGTGTCGACTCCTCTACATATTGAATCGAACCACCCTTCCCATCGAACTCTATTTTCACTTTAGAATCCGAGTTTTTACTGACGATAACAAGTGCAGAGGAGAAGACTGGCGCGCGCAGTCCACTTGCTGAAGCCAGGGCGTCCGAATGCAGACCCGACAGGCCCTCCAACTCCGAGAGCATAAGTGAAGGCTGACTCTCATTATGCACCGAGATGCTTGCTGACGCCTTCTCCGAAGCCAGTTCATAGGAAAGGTCGAACTCTTCATCCTTGAAATCGGTGAAGTTTGACTTGATCGCCGCGGCGATGAGGTTGAGCAGCGTGGTCTTCCCGGTGCCGTTCTGTCCGAGCAGCACATTGTGCCCCTCGTTGAACGTCAGCCGCGTTCCCGGCTTCACGGAGCGGAACTTGTTCACCTGGAGCCACTGGAGCTTGACCATCGGACACCTGATTGCGGCGCAACGCGCCCACGGAGGAGAATGCCGAGAATACGTGCCGGTCCTCAGGTGTCCAGCGGCATGCCTCTGTCGCCGAATTCTCCTGGCTACCAGAGGGAGCAGGCGAATGTCCCGCCCTGGAATACTCCTGTCCAACCCTCACCGCTCCCCGGGCACCCCGCCATCCACGCTGGTGGGCGCACGCTGCTCCTTCAGCACGGGCAAGAAGCACTCGCCTTTGTACGCGAACGTCAGGCGTGGGCAGGTGGGGGATTTCTGCTCGAGCGTACGCCAACAGACGCCGGACAGTTCCACCTCCACCCCTTCCGTACAAGGGGCCTGCTTCTGATTCCTCACGGGTAGCGGCGCCTGCTCGTACCGGGCGAGGCCCGGCGGGTCGACCCGCACATCCGTGGTCCACGCCTTGTCTGGAGCCTGAGCGTCCGGTGCATCGAAGGGCGCGCGAAGCATGGGCACCAGGGCCAGCAACCCCACCGCGGCCAGCACGAGCCCCCTTGGCCAGAGACTCCGCTGCTCCACTCGCGCGGGAACGGGCGGCGGAGCACTCCACGAGGGCTTCGGCCTCGGGGGACGGACGAGGCGCCGCTCGGGACGGCCCCCCTCCTGCGCCGGTGGCACCTCTTCCCAATCGAAGATGCTCGCGTCCCACGCGGGCTCCTCGCTCCTGGCCGCCGCGACCAGCGCCTCGTGCAACGCCGCGCCACTCGGATAGCGCTCCGAGGGCGCCTTCGACAACAGCCGCGCAATCACATCACTCAAGGCCCGAGGCACCCGGGGATTGACGAGCGCGGGCGCCATCGGCCGCGCCTCGATGATCGCCATCTGCAACAAGTCCGCCGGCAGCCCCTCGGAGAAGGGTTGATACCCGGTGGCCGCCCGGTAAAGACAGACGCCCAGCGCATACAGGTCATCACCCGGTTGAAAGGCATACCGCGCGCCAGGGTGCCCAGGGCTCTTCCACAGGAAGCGCACCGCCTCGGGGGTGAGCTGGTGCAGGGTGGCCGGAGGCAGGGGGCCCGTGGTGAGCGGCGCCGCCCCCTCGTACCAGCCCACGCCGAAGTCGATCAGCACCGGTTGCCCATCCGACTCGCGCACCAGGATGTGCTCGGGCTTGAGATCGCGGTGCAGCACGCCCCGCTCATGCAGCTCGCCCAGGGCGCGCGCC
Encoded proteins:
- a CDS encoding AAA family ATPase translates to MVKLQWLQVNKFRSVKPGTRLTFNEGHNVLLGQNGTGKTTLLNLIAAAIKSNFTDFKDEEFDLSYELASEKASASISVHNESQPSLMLSELEGLSGLHSDALASASGLRAPVFSSALVIVSKNSDSKVKIEFDGKGGSIQYVEESTPGSALEISSAMVGYPFKTVVLVGLTQLAQAKPTLDELVLEFLQLFLGGSSGRFDESLGYFNSLGERYFRVTQDSSGRTYAVDVMDPLGVMRDEIAALAHENWGADRYVLTSSNIQFLGRTVQLLDFESAEAIVELQESTKSDEGSVMRLGNLRFYFRRPSGTRISEKMLSYGQKRMLAIMHYLASARYAVIADELVNGLHHQWIRACFELLGERQVFLTSQNPLLLDYLRFQSPEDVRATFVLCRRDKGAEQMAWENMSQEAAEDFFDSYKVGFQQVGELLQSKGLW
- a CDS encoding serine/threonine protein kinase; this translates as MTTSPGAVRQYPEALAPGTRVGRWRVVERLGVGGQGAVYRVEDMDHPGNFYALKLALYARDGRAEREVELMMNRAAHPHVVGFHGCARWPHPREGCLGFVMDWVPGLALDVWAEKEGTTFRQLTTVGAMVARALGELHERGVLHRDLKPEHILVRESDGQPVLIDFGVGWYEGAAPLTTGPLPPATLHQLTPEAVRFLWKSPGHPGARYAFQPGDDLYALGVCLYRAATGYQPFSEGLPADLLQMAIIEARPMAPALVNPRVPRALSDVIARLLSKAPSERYPSGAALHEALVAAARSEEPAWDASIFDWEEVPPAQEGGRPERRLVRPPRPKPSWSAPPPVPARVEQRSLWPRGLVLAAVGLLALVPMLRAPFDAPDAQAPDKAWTTDVRVDPPGLARYEQAPLPVRNQKQAPCTEGVEVELSGVCWRTLEQKSPTCPRLTFAYKGECFLPVLKEQRAPTSVDGGVPGER